A single genomic interval of Bradyrhizobium sp. AZCC 1693 harbors:
- a CDS encoding YiaA/YiaB family inner membrane protein, with protein sequence MNQNVQPHSGAWVTFTYVSFSASAFMVAVGVFFLPLDLWIKGYLAMGIVMLVQSCVTLTKTVRDMHESGKMVNRIEDAKAERLLMEVSKAA encoded by the coding sequence ATGAACCAGAACGTCCAACCCCACAGCGGTGCCTGGGTCACCTTTACTTACGTTTCGTTTTCCGCCTCGGCCTTCATGGTCGCCGTCGGCGTGTTCTTCCTGCCGCTCGATCTCTGGATCAAGGGCTATCTCGCGATGGGCATCGTGATGCTCGTCCAGTCCTGCGTCACCCTGACCAAGACTGTGCGCGACATGCACGAGAGCGGCAAGATGGTGAACCGCATCGAGGACGCCAAGGCGGAGCGGCTGCTGATGGAAGTCTCCAAGGCTGCTTGA
- a CDS encoding PspA/IM30 family protein, with protein MFKTVLTLFRGSVAAAGEELEDRSALLILDQQMRDAAAAVERSKRSLALAIAGDQQEGRRLDATNARIADLEIRATAALDGGREDLAREAAQSIANLEADRDAAMTARTLFASEIARMKRQVANAEARITELDRGRRIARASEAVRALRRGGIEAARPYESTLPEAENTLKRLRERQIEAQAASDALIELDAATGPQATAEKLAEQGFGPRLKSTADDVLARLNAKRTQAA; from the coding sequence ATGTTCAAAACTGTTTTGACGCTCTTCCGGGGCAGCGTGGCTGCCGCGGGGGAAGAACTGGAAGACCGCTCGGCGCTTCTCATTCTCGACCAGCAGATGCGCGACGCGGCCGCGGCCGTCGAACGCTCCAAGCGCTCGCTGGCGCTGGCGATCGCAGGCGACCAGCAGGAGGGCCGTCGTCTCGACGCCACCAATGCCCGGATCGCCGATCTCGAAATCCGCGCCACCGCCGCGCTCGATGGCGGCCGGGAAGATCTCGCCCGCGAGGCGGCGCAGTCGATCGCCAATCTCGAAGCCGACCGCGACGCCGCAATGACCGCGCGAACCCTGTTCGCATCCGAAATCGCGCGCATGAAGCGGCAGGTCGCCAATGCCGAAGCCCGGATCACCGAGCTCGACCGCGGCCGTCGCATCGCCCGCGCCTCCGAAGCGGTGCGCGCGCTTCGCAGGGGCGGCATCGAAGCCGCGCGTCCCTACGAATCCACTCTGCCGGAAGCGGAAAACACGCTGAAGCGGCTGCGCGAACGGCAGATCGAGGCCCAGGCCGCCTCCGACGCCCTGATCGAACTCGATGCCGCCACCGGACCGCAGGCGACCGCCGAAAAGCTTGCCGAACAGGGCTTTGGGCCACGACTGAAATCAACCGCGGACGACGTGCTCGCGCGGCTGAACGCCAAACGCACGCAAGCTGCCTGA
- a CDS encoding YiaA/YiaB family inner membrane protein: MNQNIQHHSNAWVTFTYGSFGASAFLVAIGVYFLPVDLWIKGYLAMGIVMLIQSCVTLTKTVRDVHESSRLVNRIEDAKAERLLMEVSKTA; this comes from the coding sequence ATGAATCAGAATATCCAGCATCATAGCAACGCCTGGGTCACCTTTACCTACGGTTCGTTCGGCGCCTCGGCCTTCCTGGTCGCGATCGGTGTCTACTTTCTCCCGGTCGACCTCTGGATCAAGGGCTATCTCGCGATGGGCATCGTGATGCTCATTCAGTCCTGCGTCACCCTGACCAAGACCGTGCGTGATGTGCATGAGAGCAGCCGGCTGGTAAACCGCATCGAAGATGCGAAGGCCGAGCGACTGCTGATGGAAGTTTCCAAAACTGCTTAG